Genomic window (Pseudomonas hydrolytica):
CTCGGTGATCTGCTTGGTCAGGCGGCCTATCTGGCCGACGGTCGTCAGGTCAACATCGGCGGTCAACTGGTCGATATCAATGATCAGATCCACAACTCCGAGCGGGTCGAGGCCTTCAACACCTCGCTGGGCACCATTTACAACTTCGGCCCCTCGTTCGGTTTCGACTCGTTGTTCGGTGTAGCCGAGCTGGGTTCGGAGCACATTCGGGGCAGCAGCCTGCAATACACCGCTTACGATGGCAGTCGCCGCTATTACTCCGGCCGCGGCAATGGCTCCTATGTCTCCGGCTACGATCGCGACGACCAGGTCAACAAGAACGCCTACGGCTACACCCTGGTGCTGTCCGGTACCTGGAACGACGTCTACGCCGGCGTGAACCTGTCGCCGTTCGCCGTATTCAAGCATGACTTCGAAGGCAATTCGCACCAGACCGGCAACTTCATCGAAGGACGCAAGGCCTACACCCTGGGTATGCGTGCCAGCTACCTGAATAGCCTGGAAGCCGAGATCCAGTACACCGAGTTCTACGGCGCTGGCCAGAACAACGGCGCGCGTGATCGCGACAACATCGGCGTCAACGTCAAGTACTCGTTCTAATACCCATAACCAGAAAAAACGCCGGGCGCCGTTGGGCGCCCGGTCAGACTCTTCACGGAGAATTACCCATGCTGAACAAGCACAGGCTGATGGCCGTAGCCGTTGCGCTGGCGTTTTCCGCCGGTTCCGCGCTGGCTGCCGTTTCCCCGCAGGAAGCCGCCAAACTCGGCGATACCCTGACTCCCTTCGGTGCCGAGAAGGCCGGCAACGCGGCCGGCACCATCCCGGCCTGGACCGGTGGCATCACTCAGGCGCCGGCTGGCTACACCCGCTCGGGCCAGCACCACGTCAACCCGTTCCCGGAAGACAAGCCGCTGTTCACCATCACCGCGGCCAACCTGAGTCAGTACGAGGCCAACCTGACCCCGGGTCAGATCGCCATGTTCAAGGCCTATCCGGAAACCTATCAGATGCCGGTGTACCAGACCCGCCGCTCCGGCTCCGCGCCGCAGTGGGTCTATGACAACACCATCAAGAACGCCACCAGCGCCAAGCTGGCCGATGGCGGCAACGGTTTCACCAACGCCTATGGCGGCATTCCGTTCCCGATTCCGCAGAACGGCGTCGAGGCTCTGTGGAACCACATCGCCCGCTACCGTGGCACCTACATCGTGCGTCGCGCTTCGGAAGTGGCGGTGCAGCGCAACGGTTCGTACTCGCTGGTCACCTCGCAGCAGGAGGCCATGTTCAAGTACTACGTGCAGAACGGCTCCTTCGCCGACCTGAACAACATCATGTTCTACTACCTGTCGTTCACCACCAGCCCGGCACGTCTGGCCGGTGGCGCGACCCTGGTTCACGAGACCCTGGATCAGGTCAAGGAGCCGCGTCAGGCCTGGGGCTACAACGCCGGTCAACGTCGCGTGCGTCGTGCGCCGAACCTGGCCTACGACACGCCGATCGCCGCCGCCGACGGTCTGCGCACCGCCGACGACACCGACATGTTCAACGGTGCTCCGGATCGCTACGAGTGGAAGCTGGTAGGCAAGAAGGAAATCTACATCCCGTACAACAACTACAAGGTCACCAGCCCCGACGTTAAGTACAAGGACCTGCTGCAGGTCGGCCACCTGAACCCGGCCCTGACCCGTAACGAGCTGCACCGCGTCTGGGTGGTGGAAGGCACGCTGAAGTCCGGCGCTCGCCACATCTATTCCAAGCGTACCCTGTTCCTCGACGAGGACAGCTGGCAGGCCGCCGTGGTCGATCAGTACGATGGTCGTGGCGAGCTGTGGCGCGTCTCCATCGCCTACCTGAAGAACTACTACGATCTGCCGACCACCTGGTCCGCACTCGACGTGTTCCACGATCTGCAGGCGCGTCGCTACCACGTGCAGAACCTGGACAACGAAGAGAGCAACACCATCGACTTCGGTCAGGCGATTCCGGACGATGGCTACTTCAAGCCGGCAGCCCTGCGTCGTCGCGGCACGCGATAATAGTCGTGTAGTCGTATGCGAAGGCCGCTACAGTAGTAGCGGCCTTTTTTGCATCAGCTGGACGAATAGGCTTCTATAACGCGGGTTCTGCCTTAACAAAACATAACGTCGCGCCAATTGTCAGGGCTTTCCGAAGCTCGCTAGGATGGGCGGAATAAGTAGCACCGCCTATAACAAGAAAGGGGGAAGGTATATGAGTGAGCCCGTCATGCGGCGCACCCAGTCCGGTCTGGCGTCCACCGTGGCGCGCAAACCGGCGCTCCGTGTCCATTCGCCGCTGGCTAAAGCGCTCTCGCTGTGCAGTGTGCTTTCCATTCTGGTTCTTGCTGCCGCACCCTTGCAGGCCGAGACCTCGGCTCCAGAAGCGGGTTATGCCATCGAGTCGCCCAAGGCCGTGCACAGCCTGCTGCTCGATGTGGTCAACACCGGCGAGCGCCTGGTTGCCGTCGGTGACCGTGGCCATGTCCTCTATTCCGACGATCAGGGTCAGAGCTGGCAGCAGGCCAAGGTGCCGACCCGGCAGATGCTGACGTCGCTGTTCTTCGTCGATGCCCAGCATGGCTGGGTGGTCGGTCACGACGCGCAGATTCTCGCGACCACCGATGGCGGCAAGACCTGGACCAAGCAGTTCGAGGACCTCGAGCGCGAAGCGCCGCTGCTGGACATCTGGTTCAAGGATCTCGAGACCGGTTACGCCGTGGGCGCCTATGGCGCACTGCTGGAAACCACGGACGGCGGTGCGAACTGGGAAGACGTCAGCGACCGTCTCGACAACGAAGACGCCTATCACCTCAACGCCATCACCGCGGTGAAGGATACCGGCCTGTTCATCGTCGGCGAACTGGGCGGCATGTTCCGTTCGCGCGATTGGGGCCAAACCTGGGAAGCGGTGGAGGACAAGCCCTACGAGGGCTCGCTGTTCGGCGCCCTGGGTACGGACGAAGCCGGCACGCTGCTGGTT
Coding sequences:
- a CDS encoding WD40/YVTN/BNR-like repeat-containing protein, which codes for MSEPVMRRTQSGLASTVARKPALRVHSPLAKALSLCSVLSILVLAAAPLQAETSAPEAGYAIESPKAVHSLLLDVVNTGERLVAVGDRGHVLYSDDQGQSWQQAKVPTRQMLTSLFFVDAQHGWVVGHDAQILATTDGGKTWTKQFEDLEREAPLLDIWFKDLETGYAVGAYGALLETTDGGANWEDVSDRLDNEDAYHLNAITAVKDTGLFIVGELGGMFRSRDWGQTWEAVEDKPYEGSLFGALGTDEAGTLLVYGLRGHLFRSTDFGDSWQQISLNTPNNGPLEFGLADGTLLRDGSVAVVGHGGTVLRSTDHGQSFSLINRPDRLSLAGVTALDNGNLILVGQGGVHLAASTGADLGQQ
- a CDS encoding DUF1329 domain-containing protein, which gives rise to MLNKHRLMAVAVALAFSAGSALAAVSPQEAAKLGDTLTPFGAEKAGNAAGTIPAWTGGITQAPAGYTRSGQHHVNPFPEDKPLFTITAANLSQYEANLTPGQIAMFKAYPETYQMPVYQTRRSGSAPQWVYDNTIKNATSAKLADGGNGFTNAYGGIPFPIPQNGVEALWNHIARYRGTYIVRRASEVAVQRNGSYSLVTSQQEAMFKYYVQNGSFADLNNIMFYYLSFTTSPARLAGGATLVHETLDQVKEPRQAWGYNAGQRRVRRAPNLAYDTPIAAADGLRTADDTDMFNGAPDRYEWKLVGKKEIYIPYNNYKVTSPDVKYKDLLQVGHLNPALTRNELHRVWVVEGTLKSGARHIYSKRTLFLDEDSWQAAVVDQYDGRGELWRVSIAYLKNYYDLPTTWSALDVFHDLQARRYHVQNLDNEESNTIDFGQAIPDDGYFKPAALRRRGTR